Proteins encoded together in one Festucalex cinctus isolate MCC-2025b chromosome 8, RoL_Fcin_1.0, whole genome shotgun sequence window:
- the gdf11 gene encoding growth/differentiation factor 11 isoform X1, giving the protein MSKYNFLLCLMVLISLGQSGSDEPNLLLSPASETPTDAGLSLLDEDAGSHECSACVWREQSKVLRLETIKSQILSKLRLKQAPNISREVVNQLLPKAPPLQQLLDHHDFQGDASTQDEFMEEDEYHATTESVITMASEPEPLVQVNGKPSCCFFKFSPKLMFTKVLKAQLWVYLRPLQQTSTVYLQILRLKPVTEHGSRHIRIRSLKIDLNSRVGHWQSIDFKHVLQNWFKQPHTNWGIDINAFDESGNDLAVTSLRPGEEGLQPFLEVKVLETTKRSRRNLGLDCDEHSTESRCCRYPLTVDFEAFGWDWIIAPKRYKANYCSGQCEYMFMQKYPHTHLVQHANPRGSAGPCCTPTKMSPINMLYFNDKQQIIHGKIPGMVVDRCGCS; this is encoded by the exons ATGTCGAAGTATAACTTCTTATTGTGCTTGATGGTGCTCATTTCCCTGGGACAGTCGGGGAGCGATGAGCCCAATCTGCTGCTGTCTCCCGCCAGCGAGACGCCCACGGATGCCGGACTGTCGCTCCTGGACGAGGACGCCGGTTCCCACGAGTGCTCCGCCTGCGTTTGGAGGGAACAAAGCAAAGTGCTGAGGCTGGAGACCATCAAGTCGCAGATCTTGAGCAAGCTGCGGCTGAAGCAGGCGCCCAACATCAGCCGGGAGGTGGTCAACCAACTGCTGCCGAAGGCGCCCCCGCTCCAGCAGCTCCTGGACCATCACGACTTCCAGGGAGACGCGTCCACCCAGGACGAGTTTATGGAGGAGGACGAGTACCACGCTACCACGGAGTCCGTCATTACCATGGCTTCTGAGC CGGAGCCCCTGGTGCAGGTGAACGGGAAACCAAGCTGCTGCTTCTTCAAGTTCAGCCCCAAACTCATGTTCACCAAGGTTCTGAAGGCCCAGCTGTGGGTGTACCTGCGGCCGCTGCAGCAGACCTCCACCGTCTACCTGCAGATCCTGCGGCTCAAGCCCGTGACGGAGCACGGCAGCCGCCACATCCGCATCCGTTCGCTGAAGATCGATCTCAACTCCAGGGTGGGACACTGGCAAAGTATTGACTTCAAGCACGTGTTGCAGAACTGGTTCAAACAGCCCCACACCAACTGGGGAATCGACATCAACGCCTTTGACGAGAGCGGCAATGACCTGGCCGTTACCTCGCTTCGACCCGGGGAGGAGGGGCTG CAGCCGTTCCTGGAAGTGAAGGTTCTGGAGACGACCAAACGCTCTCGAAGGAACCTGGGCCTGGACTGCGACGAGCACTCCACCGAGTCCCGTTGCTGTCGCTACCCTCTGACGGTGGACTTCGAGGCCTTCGGCTGGGACTGGATCATCGCGCCCAAGCGCTACAAAGCCAACTACTGCTCGGGCCAGTGCGAGTACATGTTCATGCAGAAGTACCCGCACACTCACCTGGTGCAGCACGCCAACCCCCGTGGCTCGGCGGGGCCCTGCTGCACCCCCACCAAGATGTCGCCCATTAACATGCTGTACTTCAACGACAAGCAGCAGATTATCCACGGCAAGATTCCTGGGATGGTGGTGGATCGATGTGGCTGCTCTTAG
- the gdf11 gene encoding growth/differentiation factor 11 isoform X2: MSKYNFLLCLMVLISLGQSGSDEPNLLLSPASETPTDAGLSLLDEDAGSHECSACVWREQSKVLRLETIKSQILSKLRLKQAPNISREVVNQLLPKAPPLQQLLDHHDFQGDASTQDEFMEEDEYHATTESVITMASEPEPLVQVNGKPSCCFFKFSPKLMFTKVLKAQLWVYLRPLQQTSTVYLQILRLKPVTEHGSRHIRIRSLKIDLNSRVGHWQSIDFKHVLQNWFKQPHTNWGIDINAFDESGNDLAVTSLRPGEEGLPFLEVKVLETTKRSRRNLGLDCDEHSTESRCCRYPLTVDFEAFGWDWIIAPKRYKANYCSGQCEYMFMQKYPHTHLVQHANPRGSAGPCCTPTKMSPINMLYFNDKQQIIHGKIPGMVVDRCGCS, from the exons ATGTCGAAGTATAACTTCTTATTGTGCTTGATGGTGCTCATTTCCCTGGGACAGTCGGGGAGCGATGAGCCCAATCTGCTGCTGTCTCCCGCCAGCGAGACGCCCACGGATGCCGGACTGTCGCTCCTGGACGAGGACGCCGGTTCCCACGAGTGCTCCGCCTGCGTTTGGAGGGAACAAAGCAAAGTGCTGAGGCTGGAGACCATCAAGTCGCAGATCTTGAGCAAGCTGCGGCTGAAGCAGGCGCCCAACATCAGCCGGGAGGTGGTCAACCAACTGCTGCCGAAGGCGCCCCCGCTCCAGCAGCTCCTGGACCATCACGACTTCCAGGGAGACGCGTCCACCCAGGACGAGTTTATGGAGGAGGACGAGTACCACGCTACCACGGAGTCCGTCATTACCATGGCTTCTGAGC CGGAGCCCCTGGTGCAGGTGAACGGGAAACCAAGCTGCTGCTTCTTCAAGTTCAGCCCCAAACTCATGTTCACCAAGGTTCTGAAGGCCCAGCTGTGGGTGTACCTGCGGCCGCTGCAGCAGACCTCCACCGTCTACCTGCAGATCCTGCGGCTCAAGCCCGTGACGGAGCACGGCAGCCGCCACATCCGCATCCGTTCGCTGAAGATCGATCTCAACTCCAGGGTGGGACACTGGCAAAGTATTGACTTCAAGCACGTGTTGCAGAACTGGTTCAAACAGCCCCACACCAACTGGGGAATCGACATCAACGCCTTTGACGAGAGCGGCAATGACCTGGCCGTTACCTCGCTTCGACCCGGGGAGGAGGGGCTG CCGTTCCTGGAAGTGAAGGTTCTGGAGACGACCAAACGCTCTCGAAGGAACCTGGGCCTGGACTGCGACGAGCACTCCACCGAGTCCCGTTGCTGTCGCTACCCTCTGACGGTGGACTTCGAGGCCTTCGGCTGGGACTGGATCATCGCGCCCAAGCGCTACAAAGCCAACTACTGCTCGGGCCAGTGCGAGTACATGTTCATGCAGAAGTACCCGCACACTCACCTGGTGCAGCACGCCAACCCCCGTGGCTCGGCGGGGCCCTGCTGCACCCCCACCAAGATGTCGCCCATTAACATGCTGTACTTCAACGACAAGCAGCAGATTATCCACGGCAAGATTCCTGGGATGGTGGTGGATCGATGTGGCTGCTCTTAG
- the LOC144023268 gene encoding uncharacterized protein LOC144023268 isoform X1, translated as MLSVTVDNSGSPKKRTYSRTEDESLRSIIQEAESSSRRLTRSDSRPGTLKRRPDSQQSDQDLSTGLPEMLELQASYDEALHELRGLEVEREALLFQVDVLQDTLEGVEELLAETQREAGQANAELARERDAKRKLERLVHSLMKEVETLKEEKNICLHESEDTNETEVDAKKQGHQMNDPAKEATQSTSASEATAAPENVCTQGDEGTVMTKVKWVANCAPSLSLDDPLGEDGVLRRPYESGAQGERDLSPDKSDSDTASTYEDASAETPEQDDVPLELPRDSARKDGGDSQEPHSGDNCVVS; from the exons atgctttcagTCACTGTGGACAACAGTGGGTCTCCAAAAAAGCGGACATACTCGCGTACCGAGGATGAATCACTCCGTAGCATCATACAGGAG GCTGAGAGCTCATCCAGGCGTCTGACACGAAGCGACAGCCGACCAGGGACCTTGAAGAGGAGGCCTGACAGCCAG CAGTCGGACCAGGACCTCTCAACAGGACTCCCAGAAATG CTGGAGCTGCAGGCCAGCTATGACGAGGCGCTGCACGAGCTGCGTGGGCTGGAGGTGGAGCGCGAGGCTCTGTTGTTCCAGGTAGACGTCCTGCAGGACACGCTGGAAGGTGTGGAGGAGCTGCTGGCCGAAACCCAGAGGGAGGCCGGGCAGGCTAACGCG GAGCTGGCGCGAGAGCGGGATGCCAAGAGGAAACTGGAGCGTTTGGTTCACTCGCTAATGAAGGAAGTGGAGACATTAAaagag gaaaaaaatatctgtCTCCATGAATCTGAGGACACAAATGAAACTGAAGTGGACGCAAAGAAACAAGGACATCAAATGAACGATCCCGCCAAGGAAGCCACACAATCCACCTCTGCCAGCGAAGCGACTGCTGCGCCGGAGAACGTGTGCACGCAGGGAGATGAAGGGACCGTTATGACCAAAGTGAAGTGGGTTGCCAACTGCGCCCCCTCCCTCTCACTGGACGACCCGCTCGGTGAGGACGGGGTGCTCCGGAGGCCTTACGAAAGCGGCGCCCAAGGCGAACGAGACCTGTCCCCGGACAAGAGCGACTCGGACACGGCGAGTACGTACGAGGACGCGTCTGCCGAGACTCCCGAGCAGGACGACGTGCCTTTGGAGTTGCCCCGTGACTCGGCAAGGAAAGACGGCGGCGACTCCCAGGAGCCTCACAGCGGTGATAACTGCGTCGTGTCTTAA
- the LOC144023268 gene encoding uncharacterized protein LOC144023268 isoform X2, giving the protein MLSVTVDNSGSPKKRTYSRTEDESLRSIIQEAESSSRRLTRSDSRPGTLKRRPDSQSDQDLSTGLPEMLELQASYDEALHELRGLEVEREALLFQVDVLQDTLEGVEELLAETQREAGQANAELARERDAKRKLERLVHSLMKEVETLKEEKNICLHESEDTNETEVDAKKQGHQMNDPAKEATQSTSASEATAAPENVCTQGDEGTVMTKVKWVANCAPSLSLDDPLGEDGVLRRPYESGAQGERDLSPDKSDSDTASTYEDASAETPEQDDVPLELPRDSARKDGGDSQEPHSGDNCVVS; this is encoded by the exons atgctttcagTCACTGTGGACAACAGTGGGTCTCCAAAAAAGCGGACATACTCGCGTACCGAGGATGAATCACTCCGTAGCATCATACAGGAG GCTGAGAGCTCATCCAGGCGTCTGACACGAAGCGACAGCCGACCAGGGACCTTGAAGAGGAGGCCTGACAGCCAG TCGGACCAGGACCTCTCAACAGGACTCCCAGAAATG CTGGAGCTGCAGGCCAGCTATGACGAGGCGCTGCACGAGCTGCGTGGGCTGGAGGTGGAGCGCGAGGCTCTGTTGTTCCAGGTAGACGTCCTGCAGGACACGCTGGAAGGTGTGGAGGAGCTGCTGGCCGAAACCCAGAGGGAGGCCGGGCAGGCTAACGCG GAGCTGGCGCGAGAGCGGGATGCCAAGAGGAAACTGGAGCGTTTGGTTCACTCGCTAATGAAGGAAGTGGAGACATTAAaagag gaaaaaaatatctgtCTCCATGAATCTGAGGACACAAATGAAACTGAAGTGGACGCAAAGAAACAAGGACATCAAATGAACGATCCCGCCAAGGAAGCCACACAATCCACCTCTGCCAGCGAAGCGACTGCTGCGCCGGAGAACGTGTGCACGCAGGGAGATGAAGGGACCGTTATGACCAAAGTGAAGTGGGTTGCCAACTGCGCCCCCTCCCTCTCACTGGACGACCCGCTCGGTGAGGACGGGGTGCTCCGGAGGCCTTACGAAAGCGGCGCCCAAGGCGAACGAGACCTGTCCCCGGACAAGAGCGACTCGGACACGGCGAGTACGTACGAGGACGCGTCTGCCGAGACTCCCGAGCAGGACGACGTGCCTTTGGAGTTGCCCCGTGACTCGGCAAGGAAAGACGGCGGCGACTCCCAGGAGCCTCACAGCGGTGATAACTGCGTCGTGTCTTAA
- the avil gene encoding advillin — MENTFKAVTHTPGIIIWRIEQMELVKVPEKAWGHFYEGDCYVLLYTQKVKGSLHYDIHYWIGSQSSQEEQGAAALYTIQLDDFLGSTPVQHREVQDYESDVFKGYFKQGIIYKKGGVATGMRHTEINAYDIQRLLHVKGRKRVVAKEVELCWKSFNLGDVFLLDIGKTIIQWNGPKSNKQERLKGMLLAKDIRDRERGGRAEIKVIEGDAEQNSPDVMEMLTNILGERYGHLTDGPPDEAPNREQMGKLSLYHVSDAEGQMQVVEVASRPLVQELLNNNDCYILDHGGSKVFVWKGKKANKAERQMAITRALEFMEAKNYPSTTNVEVMNDGAESALFKQLFQTWTVKDQTQGLGKVHTKGKVATVTQEKFDVSVMHEIPAIAAQERMVDDGTGQVEVWRIENLELIPVDPQRHGYFYGGECYLILYTYIVNKKKSYLLYVWQGRHATQDEIAASVLHAIDMDHMYDGAPVQVRVTMGKEPRHFLIIFKGKMIIFEGGSSRKRLSDPDPPVRLFQVQGFEPSNTKAIEVPALASSLNSNDVFLLKCQTGHYLWCGKGASGDERDMAKEITLVIGHKSNGHIVAEGHEPLEFWEMLGGQAPYASDKRLRQTVPDHEPRLFECSKKSGRFVATEVAQFTQDDLNEEDIMLLDTWDQVFVWLGKEANRVERKEAVVTIQEYLRTHPGDRDPETPILLIKQGFEPPTFTGWFTAWDPYKWNEGNSYEEIKRELGKVSSPGDVFNVYSGSENDASFECFPAEVLVKKLVSELPRNVDPTQKEKYLTDSDFCHIFGITKDEFVNLPKWKQINLKKQKGLF; from the exons ATGGAGAACACATTTAAAGCCGTAACGCACACCCCTGGGATTATAATCTGGAGGATTGAG CAAATGGAGCTTGTTAAAGTCCCCGAGAAGGCATGGGGACATTTTTATGAGGGTGATTGCTATGTTCTTCTTTAT ACCCAGAAAGTAAAAGGCTCCCTGCACTATGACATCCATTACTGGATCGGCTCGCAGTCCTCTCAGGAAGAACAGGGTGCAGCTGCTCTTTACACTATACAGTTGGACGACTTTTTGGGTTCCACTCCGGTTCAGCACAGGGAAGTTCAGGACTACGAGTCCGATGTGTTCAAGGGCTATTTCAAGCAAGGAATAAT CTATAAGAAAGGCGGAGTCGCAACAGGCATGAGGCACACCGAAATCAACGCCTACGACATACAGAGGCTGCTACATGTCAAAGGAAGGAAACGGGTGGTGGCCAAGGAG GTGGAGCTGTGCTGGAAGAGCTTCAACCTCGGGGATGTGTTTCTATTGGACATTGGGAAGACCATCATCCAGTGGAATGGACCGAAGAGCAACAAACAGGAAAGACTTAAA GGTATGCTGCTGGCCAAAGACATCCGAGACCGAGAACGAGGGGGTCGGGCGGAGATCAAGGTGATCGAGGGCGACGCGGAGCAAAACTCCCCTGACGTCATGGAGATGCTGACTAACATTCTTGGGGAGAGATACGGCCACTTGACAGACGGACCTCCTGATGAAGCCCCTAACCGGGAACAAATGGGAAAACTCAGTCTTTACCA TGTGTCAGATGCTGAAGGGCAGATGCAAGTTGTAGAGGTTGCTAGCAGACCGCTGGTTCAAGAACTGCTCAACAATAAT GACTGCTACATCCTGGACCATGGTGGGTCAAAAGTGTTTGTATGGAAGGGGAAGAAGGCCAATAAAGCTGAGAGGCAGATGGCCATAACCAGAGCTTTG GAGTTTATGGAGGCAAAAAACTATCCCAGCACGACAAACGTGGAGGTGATGAACGACGGCGCCGAGTCGGCTCTTTTCAAGCAGCTTTTCCAGACGTGGACAGTGAAGGATCAGACTCAAGGCCTGGGCAAAGTGCACACAAAGGGAAAAGTTG CTACTGTCACTCAGGAGAAATTTGATGTCTCTGTGATGCACGAGATCCCAGCGATTGCCGCACAAGAGAGGATGGTGGACGACGGCACCGGCCAAGTGGAG GTTTGGCGAATTGAGAATCTGGAGCTGATACCCGTGGACCCTCAACGTCATGGCTACTTCTACGGAGGAGAATGTTACTTGATCCTCTACACTTATATAGTGAACAAAAAGAAGAGCTATCTGCTCTACGTTTGGCAG GGCCGCCATGCCACACAGGATGAGATCGCAGCGTCTGTTCTTCACGCCATAGATATGGACCACATGTACGACGGTGCGCCGGTTCAAGTGAGAGTGACCATGGGCAAAGAACCGAGACACTTTTTGATCATTTTCAAAGGCAAAATGATCATCTTTGAG GGGGGCTCATCCAGAAAAAGACTCTCTGACCCAGACCCACCAGTGCGGCTGTTCCAGGTTCAAGGTTTTGAGCCCTCCAATACGAAAGCCATTGAGGTTCCAGCGCTGGCCTCTTCTCTCAACTCCAATGATGTGTTTCTGCTCAAGTGTCAGACTGGACATTATCTGTGGTGTGGAAAG GGCGCAAGTGGAGATGAGCGGGACATGGCAAAGGAGATCACCTTAGTCATTGGACACAAATCGAATGGCCACATTGTTGCCGAGGGTCACGAGCCTTTGGAATTCTGGGAGATGCTCGGTGGACAGGCTCCATATGCCAGTGACAAAAG GCTGCGGCAGACCGTTCCGGACCATGAGCCACGCCTGTTCGAATGCTCCAAGAAGTCGGGCCGTTTTGTCGCGACCGAGGTGGCCCAGTTCACACAGGACGACCTTAATGAAGAAGATATTATGTTACTAGACACATGGGACCAG GTGTTTGTGTGGCTCGGTAAGGAGGCCAATAGAGTAGAACGCAAAGAGGCAGTCGTGACCATTCAGGAGTATCTGCGCACACACCCGGGCGACAGAGATCCTGAAACCCCTATCCTCTTGATCAAGCAAGGGTTCGAGCCGCCCACTTTCACTGGCTGGTTCACTGCTTGGGATCCTTACAAATGGAAT GAAGGGAACAGCTATGAGGAAATTAAGAGAGAGCTTGGGAAAGTATCATCCCCTGGTGATGTTTTCAAT GTTTACAGCGGTTCTGAGAATGATGCAAGCTTTGAGTGTTTTCCTGCTGAGGTTTTGGTCAAAAAGCTTGTCAGCGAGCTGCCTAGAAATGTGGATCCCACCCAGAAAGAG AAATATCTGACTGACTCCGACTTCTGCCACATATTTGGAATCACCAAAGACGAATTTGTAAACCTgccaaaatggaaacaaatcaacttgaaaaaacaaaaggggCTCTTTTGA